From a region of the Trichocoleus sp. genome:
- a CDS encoding metal ABC transporter permease codes for MSFPRVLLSLNIPMLHILLDPLQYGFMQRSLIVAVLVGILCSVMGSYLVVRRMALLGDAISHSLLPGLAIAFIVGANLYLGAFIAAIISAVIIGWIHTRSPIKEDAAMGIVFSAFFALGVTLITIVQKDNKIDLNHFLFGNILGVTSSEVRDTAIISAFVLLVVVLLYKELLFFSFDALGAQATGLPVNWFNSGLMVLVALTVVASMKAVGVILVLSLLITPAATAYLLVPRFHQMMMVGAGVGTIASISGMYLSYYYNLPSGAAIVLVASGLFMLALLLSPSSGILTQKTRKASASAIGR; via the coding sequence TTGTCTTTTCCCCGTGTCTTGCTCTCCCTCAACATTCCCATGCTGCACATCCTTCTCGACCCACTCCAGTACGGCTTCATGCAACGATCGCTGATTGTGGCAGTTCTGGTTGGCATTCTTTGTTCGGTGATGGGCAGCTATCTAGTGGTGCGGCGGATGGCGCTGTTGGGTGATGCAATCAGTCACTCGCTCTTACCAGGGTTAGCAATTGCCTTTATTGTGGGCGCAAATTTATACCTGGGGGCATTTATTGCCGCAATCATCAGTGCAGTAATCATTGGCTGGATTCACACCCGATCGCCAATTAAAGAAGATGCCGCGATGGGAATTGTCTTTTCTGCCTTCTTTGCTCTGGGTGTAACGCTGATTACGATCGTCCAGAAAGATAACAAGATCGACCTGAATCACTTTTTGTTTGGCAATATTCTGGGAGTTACCAGTAGCGAAGTACGCGACACAGCCATCATTTCAGCATTTGTGCTGCTGGTCGTTGTCTTGCTCTATAAAGAATTGCTCTTTTTCAGCTTTGATGCCCTCGGTGCTCAAGCGACAGGATTGCCCGTCAACTGGTTTAACTCAGGGTTGATGGTGTTAGTGGCTTTAACAGTTGTTGCCAGTATGAAAGCGGTTGGCGTCATTCTGGTTTTGTCACTGCTAATCACACCTGCTGCAACTGCCTATTTACTTGTACCGCGATTTCATCAGATGATGATGGTGGGTGCAGGAGTTGGGACGATCGCCAGCATTAGCGGCATGTATCTCAGCTACTATTACAATCTGCCTTCTGGAGCCGCGATCGTTTTGGTGGCATCGGGCTTGTTTATGCTGGCTCTACTGCTTAGCCCCAGTTCCGGTATTCTGACCCAAAAGACCAGGAAGGCTTCTGCTTCGGCGATCGGACGGTAA
- a CDS encoding metal ABC transporter ATP-binding protein produces MNSLTSLHQLQHLPARSQVHAFAPGTIAVQQLSVEYRMVQALQNVSFKIHPGQLIGIFGPNGAGKSTLIKAMLGLIPSIAGTTFYGARPLTEQLERVAYVPQRSQIDWTFPATVWDVVLMGRVRKTGYFSRFSVPSRRVAAEAIEKVGMAEYRDRPIGQLSGGQQQRVFLARSLAQEAEVFFFDEPFVGIDQKTEDLLFDMFRDLADQGKTVLVVNHDLGESITHFDRLLLLNRELIAMGDRSEVLTVENMSRAYGGHVSFFNSKAA; encoded by the coding sequence ATGAACTCCCTCACCTCGCTGCACCAGCTTCAGCATCTTCCAGCCCGTTCCCAGGTTCACGCCTTCGCTCCAGGGACGATCGCTGTGCAACAGTTAAGCGTTGAATATCGCATGGTTCAAGCGCTACAGAATGTCAGCTTCAAGATTCATCCTGGTCAATTGATCGGCATTTTCGGTCCCAATGGGGCAGGCAAAAGTACGCTGATTAAAGCAATGCTGGGCTTAATTCCATCAATTGCAGGAACAACCTTCTACGGTGCTCGCCCCCTCACAGAACAACTGGAGCGAGTCGCTTATGTGCCCCAACGATCGCAAATCGATTGGACGTTTCCGGCAACCGTTTGGGATGTTGTTTTGATGGGTAGAGTTCGCAAAACGGGCTACTTCAGCCGATTTTCTGTTCCCAGTCGGCGGGTTGCCGCAGAAGCGATAGAAAAAGTGGGCATGGCAGAATACCGCGATCGACCGATCGGACAGCTCTCTGGTGGACAGCAACAGCGCGTCTTTCTTGCCCGGTCTCTGGCACAAGAAGCAGAAGTATTCTTCTTTGACGAACCCTTTGTCGGCATCGACCAAAAAACCGAGGATCTCCTGTTTGACATGTTCCGCGACCTGGCTGACCAGGGCAAAACTGTGCTAGTCGTGAACCATGATCTGGGTGAATCGATTACCCACTTTGATCGCCTCCTCCTGCTCAACCGTGAACTGATTGCAATGGGCGATCGCTCCGAAGTTTTGACGGTTGAAAATATGAGTCGCGCTTACGGGGGTCATGTTAGCTTCTTCAATAGCAAAGCAGCCTAA